Proteins co-encoded in one Amblyraja radiata isolate CabotCenter1 chromosome 24, sAmbRad1.1.pri, whole genome shotgun sequence genomic window:
- the mcee gene encoding methylmalonyl-CoA epimerase, mitochondrial → MAAPMVKIAMAARAYSSGVHSALWKLGTLNHVAIAVPEMEVARSFYRDVLGGRVSEAVPLPEHGVSTAFVELGNTKLELLEPLGDRSPILGFLRRNSQGGVHHICIEVDHLADAVEQLRVRRVRTLSPEPQIGAHGKPVIFLHPKDCGGVLVELEEA, encoded by the coding sequence ATGGCGGCCCCCATGGTGAAGATTGCCATGGCAGCCCGGGCCTACAGTTCGGGGGTCCACAGCGCCCTCTGGAAGTTGGGGACCCTCAACCACGTCGCGATCGCCGTGCCAGAGATGGAGGTGGCCCGTTCCTTCTACCGGGATGTGCTGGGCGGCCGGGTGAGCGAGGCGGTGCCGCTGCCCGAGCACGGCGTCAGCACGGCCTTCGTGGAGCTGGGCAACACCAAGCTGGAACTGCTGGAGCCGCTGGGCGACCGCAGCCCGATCCTCGGCTTCCTGCGCAGGAACAGCCAGGGCGGCGTCCACCACATCTGCATCGAGGTGGACCACCTGGCCGACGCCGTGGAGCAGCTGCGGGTCCGCCGGGTGCGCACCCTCAGCCCCGAGCCCCAGATCGGAGCCCACGGCAAACCCGTCATCTTCCTCCATCCCAAGGACTGCGGCGGCGTCCTGGTGGAGTTGGAGGAGGCGTGA